The Drosophila biarmipes strain raj3 chromosome 2L, RU_DBia_V1.1, whole genome shotgun sequence genome has a window encoding:
- the LOC108021913 gene encoding serine/threonine-protein kinase 11-interacting protein isoform X3: MMDPQKIAEMASLLRQNGDKILSSEFTLTLSECSLIAAFLAFFGIGSALRALNDSLTLIADIEIGSSGVYQQHQSFKVVKPINAKSSVFSDLQLVHDFVQKTTLLRLTYFPCELYFEAAIDIAKFRALRRLEVNKINICQVVGIQPLRGQLQHLICVRSLTCLDDIIIRCGGDNSNGFVWNELQSADFSYNNLRSVDSALEFAQNLQHLNLQHNKLNSVAAVKWLPHLKTLNLSYNCLKHIPQIHMEACKRLQLLNISNNYIEELQDVAKLDALRNLDLSHNCLLEHSQLLPLSALFALNVLNVQGNPLACHPVHRLATAKYLAKNSASVKFVLDFEPLSKAEKALTGSQRCRYIESLINRHPRSSSISINSSSSSINNRDGYQFSCVGSQHSVIVKGHEYPVMAEQSMSTPTSQFTKKSVSTKIRTVEIEENTEITAESSTVSSQRLHSEGGADSSHLETKKQIETLRLTYGNEWLRAGNAELMLGIKSPQPTELERDEARKLFNEFLGEFSVSSSEIVNSQADPEHIKSSWSPANNSWLNTTFNTTLTPIKSDANDTSELTFYETCTEGEMTNYESLGSTTNKWASEKALPDKHKELLRLFANASSAGQDENPVSDAESDEETFIVYHEQKPSEALFFTISSNFIREKDTLTERTKTKWSLKILESCERVKSNTLRIIFNTMRKDKQERIYCVDSTLCKQELEKKLRDILSQRHLIEMNISIYRCMSCVTQFTIEQKSKRYLKKDLRCPDCRSVYVAEVTELCPSLIKLSEEVLAEPKHFPAVIGEENLGKTITGSANNEESNSIGSASSLNESSSCSKITNSQSSFDSNQSVVGSSNTNRDLEFRANESDVDIISNPSQSSIEVLDPKYGQNSSRKTSEERQLSHLETLRERKFCLTQTEQDRIAAPASSCESQVPLTESSSSGSITDSICTTYEQLGIAAPTNLSNLLLTESVNSQISSSYTNSNSRLKKAEKVSPLPFAAVFHSTNLIMSSSKKMVDSEANVLGSQPYKFNYIDFNDIDHRLKLFFYQHKFKEDGEHFKWLAKGRFFNEQTQALGEGIFVMSNCNCFLMESFAIPQEDVAKWLRQVVRVSVDRLQAVELLPWKLGFSFTLKDWGGFILLLHDTLTTDSLLLFLRHNPLPEKCKLNYKPSTTALSNSLKTFASELVKMCSMLSSCQWIREQEKNCFEPCLLIITESHVFISVNLKLSWLSNKTQDKSMHPELTLRQPISNLVEVERITDQKYVMNFNDETQNKCEIWQLVFETHNNSTYCMNVIGTRWERLFGVPFSVSET; encoded by the exons ATGATGGATCCGCAGAAGATCGCTGAGATGGCCAGCCTTCTTCGTCAGAACGGCGACAAAATATTGAGCTCCGAGTTTACCTTAACGTTATCAG AGTGTTCTCTTATCGCAGCTTTCCTCGCATTTTTTGGCATAGGTTCTGCCTTGCGGGCGCTGAACGATTCCCTCACTCTCATCGCAGATATTGAGATTGGTTCCAGCGGCGTTTATCAGCAGCACCAGTCCTTTAAAGTAGTCAAACCCATTAACGCGAAATCCAGCGTTTTTTCCGATCTGCAGTTAGTTCACGATTTTGTGCAGAAGACGACGTTGCTAAGGCTAACCTACTTCCCCTGCGAGCTTTACTTTGAGGCGGCCATCGACATCGCAAAGTTTCGAGCACTGCGTCGGCTTGAGGTGAACAAAATCAACATCTGTCAGGTAGTGGGAATCCAACCGCTGCGGGGCCAGCTGCAACACCTGATCTGCGTGAGGAGCTTGACCTGCTtagatgacataattatacgATGTGGCGGTGACAACTCCAACGGTTTTGTGTGGAACGAACTACAGTCAGCCGATTTTAGCTACAACAACCTGCGCAGCGTAGACTCAGCCCTAGAGTTTGCCCAGAACCTGCAACACTTAAACCTTCAGCATAACAAGCTCAACAGTGTGGCCGCCGTCAAATGGCTTCCGCATCTAAAGACTTTGAACCTGAGCTACAACTGCCTTAAACACATTCCTCAGATCCACATGGAGGCTTGTAAGCGGCTACAGTTGCTAAATATTAGCAACAACTATATAGAGGAGCTACAGGACGTGGCAAAGCTGGACGCCCTAAGAAACCTGGATCTGTCCCATAACTGTCTGCTGGAGCACTCGCAGCTGCTACCTCTAAGTGCCCTGTTTGCCCTTAACGTACTGAACGTTCAGGGCAATCCGCTGGCTTGCCATCCCGTACATCGACTGGCGACAGCAAAGTATCTGGCCAAGAACTCGGCGTcggtaaaatttgttttggaCTTTGAGCCACTGTCTAAGGCGGAGAAGGCGCTGACGGGCAGCCAGAGATGTCGCTACATAGAATCGCTGATCAACCGACATCCCAGAAGTAGCTCCATATCCATAAACAGCTCCAGCTCCTCTATTAACAACAGGGATGGCTATCAGTTTTCCTGCGTCGGCTCTCAGCATTCGGTAATAGTCAAGGGTCATGAATACCCAGTGATGGCAGAACAGTCGATGTCAACACCAACCTCACAATTTACCAAAAAGTCAGTATCGACAAAGATAAGGACAGTGGAAATAGAGGAGAATACTGAAATTACGGCAGAATCGTCCACTGTTTCCTCTCAAAGGCTGCACTCCGAAGGTGGTGCCGATTCCTCCCATTTGGAGACTAAAAAGCAAATTGAGACACTTCGACTCACTTATGGCAATGAATGGTTAAGGGCCGGCAATGCAGAGTTGATGCTGGGAATCAAATCGCCGCAACCTACTGAACTGGAGCGCGACGAGGCTCGTAAACTGTTTAATGAGTTCTTAGGGGAGTTTTCAGTTTCATCAAGCGAAATAGTTAATTCTCAAGCTGATCCTGAACATATCAAAAGTAGCTGGTCTCCAGCAAATAACTCTTGGTTGAATACAACCTTTAACACCACGCTGACCCCTATCAAGTCGGATGCTAACGATACAAGTGAGCTAACTTTTTATGAGACCTGCACTGAGGGAGAAATGACAAATTACGAAAGCCTCGGCAGCACCACAAATAAATGGGCGTCTGAGAAGGCATTGCCTGATAAGCACAAAGAGCTTTTGAGGCTCTTTGCAAATGCCTCATCTGCAGGTCAGGATGAGAATCCAG TATCTGATGCCGAATCTGACGAGGAAACCTTTATAGTCTATCATGAGCAAAAGCCTAGCGAAGCTCTTTTTTTCACCATATCTTCAAattttatacgtgaaaaagaTACGCTAACCGAAAG AACCAAAACCAAATGGAGTCTAAAAATATTGGAGTCATGCGAGCGGGTAAAGTCCAATactttaagaataatattcAACACGATGAGAAAGGATAAACAGGAACGAATATACTGCGTTGACAGTACATTGTGTAAG CAGGAACTGGAAAAGAAACTACGAGACATCCTTTCTCAGCGTCATCTCATCGAAATGAATATTTCTATCTATCGCTGTATGAGTTGTGTAACTCAATTTACAATAGAGCAGAAGAGCAAgcgatatttaaaaaaag ACTTGCGATGTCCAGACTGTCGCAGTGTTTATGTGGCCGAAGTAACTGAGTTGTGCCCCTCCTTAATCAAACTTTCGGAGGAAGTGCTTGCTGAGCCCAAACATTTCCCAGCTGTGATTGGGGAGGAAAACCTTGGTAAGACGATTACTGGGTCAGCAAATAATGAAGAAAGCAACAGTATTG GTTCCGCCAGTTCACTAAACGAAAGCAGTTCTTGTTCGAAAATTACTAACTCGCAGAGCTCTTTCGACTCAAATCAGTCCGTTGTGGGTAGTTCTAACACGAATCGTGATCTAGAGTTTCGGGCAAACGAAAGTGATGTGGACATCATCTCCAATCCGAGCCAGTCAAGCATAGAGGTGCTAGATCCCAAATACGGACAGAACTCCAGTCGCAAAACCTCAGAAGAGCGCCAACTATCACATCTGGAAACGTTAAGGGAACGAAAGTTTTGTTTAACTCAGACGGAACAGGATCGGATTGCGGCTCCCGCATCATCGTGTGAGTCTCAAGTTCCGCTAACAGAAAGCAGCTCGTCAGGATCTATTACCGACAGCATATGTACAACTTACGAGCAGCTGGGCATTGCTGCGCCGACAAATCTTTCAAACTTGCTGCTTACTGAATCTGTAAATAGTCAAATAAGTAGTTCATATACGAACTCAAATAGCCGTTTAAAAAAAGCTGAGAAAGTTAGCCCTTTACCGTTTGCTGCCGTATTTCATTCAACTAATCTGATCATGTCCAGCTCAAAGAAGATGGTAGACTCGGAAGCTAATGTTTTGGGTAGTCAACCCTACAAATTTAACTATATTGACTTTAATGACATCGATCACCGTCTTAAGCTCTTCTTTTACCAGCACAAGTTTAAAGAGGATGGTGAACATTTTAAGTGGTTGGCAAAGGGACGCTTCTTTAACGAGCAGACCCAAGCCCTGGGAGAAGGAATCTTCGTGATGTCCAACTGCAATTGCTTCCTAATGGAATCGTTTGCAATACCCCAAGAGGATGTGGCCAAGTGGCTTCGGCAAGTCGTAAGGGTGTCGGTTGATAGATTACAGGCGGTTGAACTGCTGCCATGGAAGCTTGGATTTTCCTTTACTTTAAAGGATTGGGGTGGATTTATCTTGCTGTTGCACGACACGCTTACGACTGACAGCTTACTTCTTTTCTTGCGAC ATAATCCTCTACCAGAGAAGTGCAAACTTAATTACAAACCATCCACCACCGCCCTCAGCAACTCGTTGAAGACTTTTGCATCCGAACTAGTTAAAATGTGCTCCATGCTTTCTAGCTGCCAATGGATTCGTGAACAAGAGAAGAACTGCTTTGAACCCTGTCTGCTTATAATCACAGAGTCACATGTGTTTATATCGGTCAATTTAAAACTCTCATGGCTTTCAAACAAAACTCAGGATAAATCAATGCACCCGGAACTAACCCTGAGACAGCCCATAAGCAACTTAGTAGAGGTGGAACGCATTACAGATCAAAAATATGTGATGAACTTTAATGACGAGACCCAAAACAAGTGCGAGATATGGCAGTTGGTTTTTGAAACGCATAACAATTCAACATATTGTATGAATGTCATCGGTACGAGATGGGAGCGTCTTTTCGGCGTTCCATTCAGTGTCTCTGAAACGTAG
- the LOC108021913 gene encoding serine/threonine-protein kinase 11-interacting protein isoform X6, with product MMDPQKIAEMASLLRQNGDKILSSEFTLTLSGSALRALNDSLTLIADIEIGSSGVYQQHQSFKVVKPINAKSSVFSDLQLVHDFVQKTTLLRLTYFPCELYFEAAIDIAKFRALRRLEVNKINICQVVGIQPLRGQLQHLICVRSLTCLDDIIIRCGGDNSNGFVWNELQSADFSYNNLRSVDSALEFAQNLQHLNLQHNKLNSVAAVKWLPHLKTLNLSYNCLKHIPQIHMEACKRLQLLNISNNYIEELQDVAKLDALRNLDLSHNCLLEHSQLLPLSALFALNVLNVQGNPLACHPVHRLATAKYLAKNSASVKFVLDFEPLSKAEKALTGSQRCRYIESLINRHPRSSSISINSSSSSINNRDGYQFSCVGSQHSVIVKGHEYPVMAEQSMSTPTSQFTKKSVSTKIRTVEIEENTEITAESSTVSSQRLHSEGGADSSHLETKKQIETLRLTYGNEWLRAGNAELMLGIKSPQPTELERDEARKLFNEFLGEFSVSSSEIVNSQADPEHIKSSWSPANNSWLNTTFNTTLTPIKSDANDTSELTFYETCTEGEMTNYESLGSTTNKWASEKALPDKHKELLRLFANASSAGQDENPVSDAESDEETFIVYHEQKPSEALFFTISSNFIREKDTLTERTKTKWSLKILESCERVKSNTLRIIFNTMRKDKQERIYCVDSTLCKELEKKLRDILSQRHLIEMNISIYRCMSCVTQFTIEQKSKRYLKKDLRCPDCRSVYVAEVTELCPSLIKLSEEVLAEPKHFPAVIGEENLGKTITGSANNEESNSIGSASSLNESSSCSKITNSQSSFDSNQSVVGSSNTNRDLEFRANESDVDIISNPSQSSIEVLDPKYGQNSSRKTSEERQLSHLETLRERKFCLTQTEQDRIAAPASSCESQVPLTESSSSGSITDSICTTYEQLGIAAPTNLSNLLLTESVNSQISSSYTNSNSRLKKAEKVSPLPFAAVFHSTNLIMSSSKKMVDSEANVLGSQPYKFNYIDFNDIDHRLKLFFYQHKFKEDGEHFKWLAKGRFFNEQTQALGEGIFVMSNCNCFLMESFAIPQEDVAKWLRQVVRVSVDRLQAVELLPWKLGFSFTLKDWGGFILLLHDTLTTDSLLLFLRHNPLPEKCKLNYKPSTTALSNSLKTFASELVKMCSMLSSCQWIREQEKNCFEPCLLIITESHVFISVNLKLSWLSNKTQDKSMHPELTLRQPISNLVEVERITDQKYVMNFNDETQNKCEIWQLVFETHNNSTYCMNVIGTRWERLFGVPFSVSET from the exons ATGATGGATCCGCAGAAGATCGCTGAGATGGCCAGCCTTCTTCGTCAGAACGGCGACAAAATATTGAGCTCCGAGTTTACCTTAACGTTATCAG GTTCTGCCTTGCGGGCGCTGAACGATTCCCTCACTCTCATCGCAGATATTGAGATTGGTTCCAGCGGCGTTTATCAGCAGCACCAGTCCTTTAAAGTAGTCAAACCCATTAACGCGAAATCCAGCGTTTTTTCCGATCTGCAGTTAGTTCACGATTTTGTGCAGAAGACGACGTTGCTAAGGCTAACCTACTTCCCCTGCGAGCTTTACTTTGAGGCGGCCATCGACATCGCAAAGTTTCGAGCACTGCGTCGGCTTGAGGTGAACAAAATCAACATCTGTCAGGTAGTGGGAATCCAACCGCTGCGGGGCCAGCTGCAACACCTGATCTGCGTGAGGAGCTTGACCTGCTtagatgacataattatacgATGTGGCGGTGACAACTCCAACGGTTTTGTGTGGAACGAACTACAGTCAGCCGATTTTAGCTACAACAACCTGCGCAGCGTAGACTCAGCCCTAGAGTTTGCCCAGAACCTGCAACACTTAAACCTTCAGCATAACAAGCTCAACAGTGTGGCCGCCGTCAAATGGCTTCCGCATCTAAAGACTTTGAACCTGAGCTACAACTGCCTTAAACACATTCCTCAGATCCACATGGAGGCTTGTAAGCGGCTACAGTTGCTAAATATTAGCAACAACTATATAGAGGAGCTACAGGACGTGGCAAAGCTGGACGCCCTAAGAAACCTGGATCTGTCCCATAACTGTCTGCTGGAGCACTCGCAGCTGCTACCTCTAAGTGCCCTGTTTGCCCTTAACGTACTGAACGTTCAGGGCAATCCGCTGGCTTGCCATCCCGTACATCGACTGGCGACAGCAAAGTATCTGGCCAAGAACTCGGCGTcggtaaaatttgttttggaCTTTGAGCCACTGTCTAAGGCGGAGAAGGCGCTGACGGGCAGCCAGAGATGTCGCTACATAGAATCGCTGATCAACCGACATCCCAGAAGTAGCTCCATATCCATAAACAGCTCCAGCTCCTCTATTAACAACAGGGATGGCTATCAGTTTTCCTGCGTCGGCTCTCAGCATTCGGTAATAGTCAAGGGTCATGAATACCCAGTGATGGCAGAACAGTCGATGTCAACACCAACCTCACAATTTACCAAAAAGTCAGTATCGACAAAGATAAGGACAGTGGAAATAGAGGAGAATACTGAAATTACGGCAGAATCGTCCACTGTTTCCTCTCAAAGGCTGCACTCCGAAGGTGGTGCCGATTCCTCCCATTTGGAGACTAAAAAGCAAATTGAGACACTTCGACTCACTTATGGCAATGAATGGTTAAGGGCCGGCAATGCAGAGTTGATGCTGGGAATCAAATCGCCGCAACCTACTGAACTGGAGCGCGACGAGGCTCGTAAACTGTTTAATGAGTTCTTAGGGGAGTTTTCAGTTTCATCAAGCGAAATAGTTAATTCTCAAGCTGATCCTGAACATATCAAAAGTAGCTGGTCTCCAGCAAATAACTCTTGGTTGAATACAACCTTTAACACCACGCTGACCCCTATCAAGTCGGATGCTAACGATACAAGTGAGCTAACTTTTTATGAGACCTGCACTGAGGGAGAAATGACAAATTACGAAAGCCTCGGCAGCACCACAAATAAATGGGCGTCTGAGAAGGCATTGCCTGATAAGCACAAAGAGCTTTTGAGGCTCTTTGCAAATGCCTCATCTGCAGGTCAGGATGAGAATCCAG TATCTGATGCCGAATCTGACGAGGAAACCTTTATAGTCTATCATGAGCAAAAGCCTAGCGAAGCTCTTTTTTTCACCATATCTTCAAattttatacgtgaaaaagaTACGCTAACCGAAAG AACCAAAACCAAATGGAGTCTAAAAATATTGGAGTCATGCGAGCGGGTAAAGTCCAATactttaagaataatattcAACACGATGAGAAAGGATAAACAGGAACGAATATACTGCGTTGACAGTACATTGTGTAAG GAACTGGAAAAGAAACTACGAGACATCCTTTCTCAGCGTCATCTCATCGAAATGAATATTTCTATCTATCGCTGTATGAGTTGTGTAACTCAATTTACAATAGAGCAGAAGAGCAAgcgatatttaaaaaaag ACTTGCGATGTCCAGACTGTCGCAGTGTTTATGTGGCCGAAGTAACTGAGTTGTGCCCCTCCTTAATCAAACTTTCGGAGGAAGTGCTTGCTGAGCCCAAACATTTCCCAGCTGTGATTGGGGAGGAAAACCTTGGTAAGACGATTACTGGGTCAGCAAATAATGAAGAAAGCAACAGTATTG GTTCCGCCAGTTCACTAAACGAAAGCAGTTCTTGTTCGAAAATTACTAACTCGCAGAGCTCTTTCGACTCAAATCAGTCCGTTGTGGGTAGTTCTAACACGAATCGTGATCTAGAGTTTCGGGCAAACGAAAGTGATGTGGACATCATCTCCAATCCGAGCCAGTCAAGCATAGAGGTGCTAGATCCCAAATACGGACAGAACTCCAGTCGCAAAACCTCAGAAGAGCGCCAACTATCACATCTGGAAACGTTAAGGGAACGAAAGTTTTGTTTAACTCAGACGGAACAGGATCGGATTGCGGCTCCCGCATCATCGTGTGAGTCTCAAGTTCCGCTAACAGAAAGCAGCTCGTCAGGATCTATTACCGACAGCATATGTACAACTTACGAGCAGCTGGGCATTGCTGCGCCGACAAATCTTTCAAACTTGCTGCTTACTGAATCTGTAAATAGTCAAATAAGTAGTTCATATACGAACTCAAATAGCCGTTTAAAAAAAGCTGAGAAAGTTAGCCCTTTACCGTTTGCTGCCGTATTTCATTCAACTAATCTGATCATGTCCAGCTCAAAGAAGATGGTAGACTCGGAAGCTAATGTTTTGGGTAGTCAACCCTACAAATTTAACTATATTGACTTTAATGACATCGATCACCGTCTTAAGCTCTTCTTTTACCAGCACAAGTTTAAAGAGGATGGTGAACATTTTAAGTGGTTGGCAAAGGGACGCTTCTTTAACGAGCAGACCCAAGCCCTGGGAGAAGGAATCTTCGTGATGTCCAACTGCAATTGCTTCCTAATGGAATCGTTTGCAATACCCCAAGAGGATGTGGCCAAGTGGCTTCGGCAAGTCGTAAGGGTGTCGGTTGATAGATTACAGGCGGTTGAACTGCTGCCATGGAAGCTTGGATTTTCCTTTACTTTAAAGGATTGGGGTGGATTTATCTTGCTGTTGCACGACACGCTTACGACTGACAGCTTACTTCTTTTCTTGCGAC ATAATCCTCTACCAGAGAAGTGCAAACTTAATTACAAACCATCCACCACCGCCCTCAGCAACTCGTTGAAGACTTTTGCATCCGAACTAGTTAAAATGTGCTCCATGCTTTCTAGCTGCCAATGGATTCGTGAACAAGAGAAGAACTGCTTTGAACCCTGTCTGCTTATAATCACAGAGTCACATGTGTTTATATCGGTCAATTTAAAACTCTCATGGCTTTCAAACAAAACTCAGGATAAATCAATGCACCCGGAACTAACCCTGAGACAGCCCATAAGCAACTTAGTAGAGGTGGAACGCATTACAGATCAAAAATATGTGATGAACTTTAATGACGAGACCCAAAACAAGTGCGAGATATGGCAGTTGGTTTTTGAAACGCATAACAATTCAACATATTGTATGAATGTCATCGGTACGAGATGGGAGCGTCTTTTCGGCGTTCCATTCAGTGTCTCTGAAACGTAG